The region ATCCGTCCATCTTTGGCATCATCACATCAAGAATAATTAAGGATATATCTTTTTGTTCAAAGAATATATCAACTGCCTGCTCCCCATTCTCTGCTTCTAATACATCATAGTTACTTCGAGAAAGGAAATCCTTTACTAATTTACGCATTCTGCTTTCATCATCTACCACTAAAACTTTTAGGCGTTCCATATTGTCCCTCCACTCTTTTCTACAGCATAACAAATATCTATGTAGAATTTGTGAAAACCTTAAACTTAGTTTTCTTTCTCCTGCAATGCTTTTTCTTTTTCAAGTATAGCATTTTCTCTATCTGTTAATTGCTTCTCCCATGCTGAATACTTATCTCGAATCTTTATCTCAGCATCTGTAAAAGGAGAGTTCTTACTAAGTAATACAGATACGAACATTCCAATTATAATTAAAATTAAAAAAGCATTGATGATACGCAAATTTCTTAGTTTCGCTTGTAATATATCTTTTTTTGCTTCTTTCTGTACCTCAGACGTCTGTTAAAAAGATGTGCTACGTACATAGGAACCTTTTTTCATCTCCGTTGGTACTGTTACAAACACCGGGCTCACCGCTTTATCAGAGAATGCATTCAGTTCTCTTTGTACTTCCCTAAGAAAATTGATTCCGGTCGGAGTAACAAATGATTGCTTTTCGATTAATCCTTCATATAGTTTTTTCAGCTTTTCTCTGTCCTTAAAGTCAGTTCTACCTTTAATATAAGCAATTGATTCAGCCTCCTTCTTGGCTAAGTCCATCTCTTTCACAGTTGCATACCTATATCCATCAAACTCAAACAATCCTTATTCCCCCTTTTTACAAAATGTGAATTATGTTTTTAAAAAGAATTTCTTTATTCAACTTCAGAAATTTTTATATTTTCTATCACAACTGGATTCTTTGGAGTTCCTTGATCGTCAGCTTTCTCGGTATTTGCGATAGCATCTAACACATCAAATCCTTCTATGACTTGTCCAAATACAGTATGTTTCCTGGTTAACCAAGGGGTACCACCATAGGTTATAAATTGATTCAACTCGTTTGAAGATAATTTTACGCCATATGCCTTTTGTACATAATCTATAAAGGATAAATCATAATATTCCTTTGCTAAATCCTTTAAAAGATTGACCTGTTCTGAATCAGCTTGTACAATAAAGAACTGACTACCATTCGTATTCGATCCACTATTTGCCATACAAAGAGCACCACGGAAAGGATATAAATCATTAGAGAATTCGTCTTCGAATGGTTCACCGTAGATACTTTCACCACCAAAACCTGTTCCTAATGGATCACCACCTTGAATCATAAACTCCTCTATGATACGATGAAACGTAACTCCATCATAATACCCATCCTTTGCATGTGTTACAAAGTTCTCTACTGCTTTTGGTGCTTCCTTCCCGAATAATTTTATCTTCATCGTGCCATAATCTTTCACATTAATTTCGGCAATTGTATCACCTTTCTTAACATCTTTAAACTGATATAACTTTTTTGCTTCTTGGGTAAGAGTCGGTTCCTCTACAACACCTTCCTTGCCTGGTTCCTCTTGAGTGATGGAGGATTTACCCTCACTGTTTCCTTTGTTTATTAAACCACATCCCACTAAACTAATCGCTATGGCTCCACATAATATCATAATTCCTAATTTCTTATGCATGGTATTCTCCCTTTATTTTTTTCTTATTTATTTAGTATAATAATGTTTGATTAACGTTAGTTTCATAAGTAATCATACTGTCACCTTTTTACTTTTGTATCGTATCATATTTTTTTGGAAAATACAACGGAAGTAAACAGTTGCTTATTCTATACACTAATGGTAGAATAATTTCCATATGAGTACAAATTAAATAGGATGTACAAAAGCGTTTGGTTACCATTCTAAGAATTCCCTCGATTCCTAGTTTTCATGCTAATATATTTAGAAGGAGTTTTAATCTAGTTAGATGGTTAATCAGAAAGAACTCGAATTTCTTTCTACCACGGAGGTATGGATGTCAAAATTATATTTTAAATACGGTTGCATGAATAGCAGTAAATCAGCGAATCTTCTGATGATACGCCATAATTATGAGGAACAGGGCTTTAATATTTTATTATTAAAACCTTCCATAGATGACCGAGAAGGAAAATCAATTATTAAATCAAGGATTGGAATTGAAGCAGAATGCATTATGGTTAAGCCATTAGATTCTATTAAGGATATTTTTCAAAAAAATCCTGCTGATATTATTATGGTTGATGAAGCTCAATTTCTAACGAAAGATCAAGTCGATGAACTATATGATATTTCTTTTCAAAACAATGTCTTATGTTTCGGTTTGTTGACGGATTTTCAACAACGTCTTTTTGAAGGAAGCCAAAGATTGATTGAGCTTGCTGAGAGTTTACAGGAAATTAAAACTGTTTGTGCCTGTGGTCGTAGAGCAACGATGAATGTTCGCTTTGATGAACATGGTAATGTAATTACTCGTGGCGAACAAGTTGACATAGGAGGAAATGATAAATATAGAGCGATGTGTAAATATTGCTATAATAATCTAACAAAAAAATAAGAGAATGTTAAATTATTATATATATATTCTTAGGTAATCTAATACACCATATTGTTTCTGTAACTATTAGTGTTAGGGTATGCAAATTTTTTGCATCTCTAACACTTTTATTTATGGAAGGAAAAGTTTGCGAGGTTGCTTTTACTTATTTAATTAATATTGTAATCTAGATAATTTTTTACATAAAAAAAGAGAACAAAAAGATATTTACATAATCTTTCTATCCTCATGCTTTAGTGGAGATGACGGGAGTTGAACCCGTGTCCAAAAGCCCTTCCATTGTACTTCTACAAGTTTAGTTGATCTTTTAACATTCCCTACGTCAGACTCGAATCAACACGATTCTGATTTCAGTAGCTTCATGTTACGCCCACATACTCAAAGCTTTGTATGAGTCGTTTCCTACATAGTCGATGCCTGGGTCTTAAAGTATAGGTGCTCTAAGTCAGACAGCTGCCATTAGGCAGCGTATGCTAAATTATCGTTAGCGTTTATATTTATTGTGGATTTAACGCATGCCTACGACTTGCTTCTCCAATTTCAAAACCCCTGTCGAAACCGGTACATCCCCAAATTATTACAGTACCTATTTTGAGGTGTGAGCTTATTATAGTATAGTATTAACTTTTTGTCAATAGATATTAGGCTGTAGTTTTTTTTACAATATTATAATAACAGCTGCAGCTTTTCGTGTTATCGAAGACTGCAGCCGTCACATGTATGAATATACTTTGGGGGCTAAATTAGTTATTGAATATTTCCCTTGTCCATTTATCTGGCATGGAATTCAGGATTTCTTGAGTCAGTTATCATATATACAGCCAACTGAAACATCAAGCGATGAATTTTCCATCCTGCAATATTCTTATTCACCTTATAGGTTACCCGTTTATTATTTACCTCTGCTCTCTCAAAAAACGAATCACTTTGATCTCGAAGAAACAGATTATTAACTCTTTTAATAAATTTCTCTTACTGTGTTACTACTTGCAACATGTTTTTAATTTTATGAAATATGACTAGTCCTTTTCCTGACATGTTTTTTCCTGATATGTTTTTTTCATCTATCTATATAAATTTTATCCCCTCAAGATTTTTATACCATGTTTTTTCTATTGTCCGGAATTGTTTCTAGCTCTTGATCAACATAGGATTCCCCAACACCAGTAAATCTGATAATGTATCGTATGTAATAATGCTACTGTAATTTTGGTATTGTTTTACATTCTATAACAGACATCTTAACATTTCCTCATCATGATGTTTCCTATCTTGCTGTTTCTTATCTCGCTGTAACTAATAGTTAGTAATCAAATGAATGGTAAAGAAAATTGTAACAATTAATATTTTATCATAACTTAACTGGTAAGTTTACAATAAGACCTGCTTGATCGCATAATTGAATTTGATTTGTAGATTTAGTTTCATTTGAAACTGATGCAAAACATAATAAATTACTTGCCAACACAACTACTGATAAAATTACTAATAATTTTTTCCCCATACCCTTCTCCTTATAATATAATTTGATTGATTTATTGATTTCCTTTATGTTATATTGAGTTTAGCATATAATTTTTGCCATGGATATTGACAAGTATGTCACATTGGGGTGATTTAATAATTTCCTTTATGTTTATTTATTTTAGTATATTATTTCTGTCTTGAAAATTGACAAGTATGTCACATTGGGGTGATTTAATGATAACAACTACATTTGGAGCTTTATTAAAAGAAATTAGAAAAACAAATAATATGACACAAGTAGAAACATGTAAAGATATCTGCTCTTTAAGACAATATGTGAGAATTGAAAATAATACTTCAGAACCTTCGATGTACCTAGTTCAGCTGCTTTCCCATCGTTTAAATTATGACCTTATTGCTTATTATAAACTTATATACTGCGATCAAACATTGCAAGCAAATACAATAAAAACTGAAGCAGATGTCTTAATTAAAGGTGGTCAGTATGATGATTTAGAGAAACTTATAAACAGATTTGAAAATTACCCTGAATTTAAAAAGGGTGAAAATCTTCAGTTCATATACTATTATAAGTCGTTATGTGCCCACAGCAAAAAAGATTATAACCAAGCGGTACAGTATTGTATTAATGGATTACATATTGAAGATCCAAGTTTTAGTAAAAATCGATTATATGGTAAAATCAGCTCAAGTATTGGTTTGAATTTATATCATAATCTTGGGTGTTATCTAAATGAATTAGGAAAATTGGATTTATCTATTGATATATGGAATAAGATATTAATCGACATCGAAAAGAAAGTAGCATTAAACTTTTCTTATTATCAATCCTCAATAGAATTTGTAAAACAACTATATTTATCAACTTCCTATAATATGGGTACACAAAAAACTATATTAAAGGAGTATAGAATGGCTCTAAGTTATTTTGATAAAGGAATTGTATTTGCAAATAAGCATAATTGCTCCTATTATTTAACTAATATAGTTAGGCAAAAAATGCGTGTATTATATACACTCAATAGATATGAAGAAGCAAGGGCCTCTTACGACATCTGTATGGGGCTATACTTATTACAGGGAGATACTAAGGAATTAAGAAGCTGTGAGCAAATTATGAAGGAAGATTATCCAGAGTTATTAAAAATAAAAATGTATGACTAGAAACGTTACGAAAAATAAAAGTGCGAATAGAAATTACATAAATAAAAGTACGAATAAAAAAGTAATATATAACAAAAACCGTAAAATCCATGCATGGATTGCACGGTTTTTGTCATATATGTATTAAATCGTTTTCATTACCTCGGCAAAGGTACCTGATACATCACATCATGCACCTCATCTATTATACTCATCAAACTTTCAGTACTAAACGGTTTGGAAACTATATTCGTTATCCCAAGATTGTATGCTTCTCTCATCTTTGATTCATTCACTGTTCCAGATAAAATCGCAACATAAGGCATATCTATTTCCTTCTCCATTAAGTACCGAACAATATCTAAACCATTTTCATGTTCCAATTTTGTTTGAGAATTAGTATTTAAATTCAGATCAAGAAAGATAAGATCTATCTTTTCCTCGTCTAAGATCTTAACTGCCTCTTCATAGGTTCCAGCATCAAACATATATAAATTTCTATACTTGCTTAAACTAGATTTTATACCGATTCGGATAAAAGCTACATCATCAACAATTAATATATTCAAGTCTGCTACCTCATTTCAACATAAATTCATTTTTTTATAAAGCTACTTTTATTAAGATGATATTTATAATACCATAATAACAGAAATACTTAAATAATTCAATTGAGTTTCCTTTATATTTCGCCTTGCAGAACCCAAATGATGAGTGCATATTATTGGGCACTCCTAAAAAGCAGAGCCTACATGTTTTACAATGTTAGGCTCTGCTTCCAAATATCTTACCAGATTATTCAATTAA is a window of Lachnoclostridium phytofermentans ISDg DNA encoding:
- a CDS encoding peptidylprolyl isomerase; amino-acid sequence: MHKKLGIMILCGAIAISLVGCGLINKGNSEGKSSITQEEPGKEGVVEEPTLTQEAKKLYQFKDVKKGDTIAEINVKDYGTMKIKLFGKEAPKAVENFVTHAKDGYYDGVTFHRIIEEFMIQGGDPLGTGFGGESIYGEPFEDEFSNDLYPFRGALCMANSGSNTNGSQFFIVQADSEQVNLLKDLAKEYYDLSFIDYVQKAYGVKLSSNELNQFITYGGTPWLTRKHTVFGQVIEGFDVLDAIANTEKADDQGTPKNPVVIENIKISEVE
- a CDS encoding thymidine kinase; its protein translation is MSKLYFKYGCMNSSKSANLLMIRHNYEEQGFNILLLKPSIDDREGKSIIKSRIGIEAECIMVKPLDSIKDIFQKNPADIIMVDEAQFLTKDQVDELYDISFQNNVLCFGLLTDFQQRLFEGSQRLIELAESLQEIKTVCACGRRATMNVRFDEHGNVITRGEQVDIGGNDKYRAMCKYCYNNLTKK
- a CDS encoding helix-turn-helix domain-containing protein, whose protein sequence is MITTTFGALLKEIRKTNNMTQVETCKDICSLRQYVRIENNTSEPSMYLVQLLSHRLNYDLIAYYKLIYCDQTLQANTIKTEADVLIKGGQYDDLEKLINRFENYPEFKKGENLQFIYYYKSLCAHSKKDYNQAVQYCINGLHIEDPSFSKNRLYGKISSSIGLNLYHNLGCYLNELGKLDLSIDIWNKILIDIEKKVALNFSYYQSSIEFVKQLYLSTSYNMGTQKTILKEYRMALSYFDKGIVFANKHNCSYYLTNIVRQKMRVLYTLNRYEEARASYDICMGLYLLQGDTKELRSCEQIMKEDYPELLKIKMYD
- a CDS encoding response regulator, whose amino-acid sequence is MNILIVDDVAFIRIGIKSSLSKYRNLYMFDAGTYEEAVKILDEEKIDLIFLDLNLNTNSQTKLEHENGLDIVRYLMEKEIDMPYVAILSGTVNESKMREAYNLGITNIVSKPFSTESLMSIIDEVHDVMYQVPLPR